A genomic region of Aureimonas populi contains the following coding sequences:
- a CDS encoding metal ABC transporter permease, producing MIDMLLLPFQFGFMRNAFLIAAIVAVPTALLSCFLVLKGWALMGDAVTHAVLPGIVLAYIFGFPLILGAFAAGMFTAVATGYLAENSRVKHDTVMGVVFSGMFGLGIVLYTSITSDAHLDHILFGNMLGVQAEDLWTAGLIALFVTVALLLKWKDLMLHAFDAAQARASGLPVGLLHYGLLTILSLAIVATMSATGLILAVGLLIAPGAIAFLVTRSFGKMLAISVVVCLASMFAGVYASFFLDSAPAPTVILILTAVFIVAFAYKTRLNRKASAAMA from the coding sequence ATGATCGACATGCTGCTTCTGCCGTTCCAATTCGGCTTCATGCGGAACGCGTTTCTGATCGCGGCCATCGTCGCCGTGCCGACGGCGCTGCTGTCGTGCTTCCTTGTGCTCAAGGGATGGGCCCTGATGGGCGATGCGGTCACGCACGCCGTGCTGCCGGGGATCGTGCTGGCCTACATCTTCGGCTTCCCGCTGATCCTCGGCGCGTTCGCCGCTGGCATGTTTACCGCCGTCGCCACCGGATACCTGGCCGAGAATAGCCGTGTGAAGCACGACACCGTCATGGGCGTCGTCTTCTCCGGCATGTTCGGCCTGGGGATCGTGCTCTACACCTCGATCACTTCGGACGCGCATCTGGACCATATCCTGTTCGGCAACATGCTGGGGGTCCAGGCTGAGGATCTGTGGACCGCTGGGCTGATTGCCCTGTTCGTCACCGTTGCGCTTCTGCTGAAATGGAAGGACCTGATGCTGCATGCCTTCGATGCGGCACAGGCGCGTGCCTCGGGGCTGCCGGTGGGGCTTCTGCACTATGGATTGCTGACGATCCTGTCGCTGGCCATCGTCGCCACCATGTCCGCGACGGGTCTGATCCTGGCCGTAGGACTCCTCATCGCGCCGGGTGCCATAGCGTTTCTCGTGACGCGCAGCTTCGGCAAGATGCTTGCAATCTCGGTCGTGGTCTGCCTCGCCTCGATGTTTGCCGGCGTCTATGCGAGCTTCTTCCTCGACAGCGCCCCGGCGCCCACCGTCATCCTGATCCTGACGGCCGTGTTCATCGTGGCTTTTGCATACAAGACAAGGTTAAACCGCAAGGCCTCCGCGGCCATGGCTTGA